GTGCAACGGAACACCTTGTTTTTTCGCTGCATGGCAGCTGCGCTTAGGGATGGGCAGGCTGTCAGCCTGCTTTTTTTGCCAGCTTACTGTTCCGGTACCCGTATAAAAAATAGATCGTCAATCCGATCGCCATCCATACAAAGAACCACAGCCAGCTGATGGCCGGAATTTCGGTCAGCAGATAAAGACAGGATAAAACACCCATTACCGGAACAAATGAGTATTTCCGGATGACCGTTTTAACGGCAATAACCGTGGCCATAACGAGGAACAACAGAAAGAGGATTTCCTGATAACCCTCATTACCAATATTGCGAAACGACTGAACGGTTCGCTCCCGGAACAGGTAAATAAATATGATCAGCAATATCGGAATGATATAACGGCCATTGAGATAAGGGATTCTAAATTTACCGGCTTCTTTGCCTACCGGCGGCAGGATGAGTAGTCCGCCGCAAACCAGGATGAATGCAAATAAGGTTCCGATGCTTGTTAAGTCAGTCATCAGACTGCTTTCCAGAAACAACGCACCAAATCCTACAATGGCCCCTGTTAACAAGGTAGAGAAAGATGGCGTTTTATAACGGGGATGAATCTTTTGAAAGACCCGGGGTAGCAACCCGTCCCGGCTCATGCTCATCCAGATCCTTGGCTGACCGATCTGAAACACCAGCAACACTGATGTTGTTGCCACCACTGCACTAACAGAAACAATTTTCTCCACCCAGGGCGCTCTTTTTTCAAAGACAAAGGCCAGTGGATCCGAAACATTTTTAAACGATGCATAGTTTTCGATTCCTGTGAGTACAAGTGCAACCGCAATATACAGTACTGTGCAGATCAGCAATGAATAGATCATACTTCGTGGCAGGTCACGCTGCGGATTCCGGCATTCTTCCGCCGTTGTAGAAATGGCATCAAACCCTATATACGCATAAAAGACTGCTGAAACACCTTTCAAAACACCCTCAAAACGATTGGGTAAAAAGGGCGTCCAGTTATTGGTATCTACGAAAAAAGCACCAACAACAATAATAAAGATGATTACCGCAATCTTGAACATGACCATAAAATTGGCCGATTGCTTACTTTCTTTGATTCCAATATACGCGAGCCAGGTAATGAGTGCCGTAATGATAAAGGCAGGAAGATTCAGGAATACGGGCATGGATCCAATCCTTGGCGCGTTGTTATATGCATCAACAGCAAACCGGTAATTTTTCAGCTCCTCCGGTGCAAGTCCGGCTGTGTTTCCTGCAAGCGCTTTTACTGCTCCCTGGTAGGCATTGATTGCCGTTTCCGGATCCACCAGCAACCAATCCGGCAGGTGGATATGAAATACATGCACCAGCAAATTATTAAAATAACCGCTCCAGGAAATGGCCACCACAATATTACCGATCGCGTATTCCAGGATAAGCGCCCATCCTATTACCCAGGCCACAATTTCACCAAAACTAACATAAGAGTATGTGTATGCACTGCCTGATACCGGAACCCGGCTGGCAAACTCCGCATAACATAAGGCCGAAAAACCACAGGTAACGGCTGTAATAATAAATAACAACGAAACACCCGGCCCCCCATGATAAGCGGCGCTTCCGATGGTTGAAAAAATGCCGGCTCCCACTACTGCCGCGATTCCCAGAAACGTTAGATCTTTTACAGTTAGTATTTTATTAAGGCCGTGCAGCTGTTCTTCCGGCTCGGCAATAATGTTTTCTATCTTTTTCTTTCGAAAGATCGAGCCCCCCATCTATGATGAATTTTAGTGAAAATATTATAAAATGATGAGTTTTTGTAATTTATCTACCTAATTTTCTCTTTTTACCAGTTGCTGGGCCAACTCTTTCAGCGGCATTTTTCTTTTAGAAACCACCGCCATATCATCAAAATGTTGCAGCGCCTCATTTAAAAACCGGTGTTTGAGCTCAATAGCCCAACCATCAATATTACAGTCCCTGTAAATTTTTAACACCCGGGTTACCTTATCCGGGTCATTTCCAGCCAGGAGCGCATCCAGTTCTTGTTTTTGCGCGCCCTTAGCTTCGGCAAGGGCCTTTATCAGCAGGAAGGTTTTTTTATTGGCGAGGATATCGCCCCCTGCCTGTTTACCAAACTTTTCGGGATTACCAAAGGCATCCAGGTAATCGTCCTGAACCTGGAAAGCCAGCCCGATCTTTTTTCCCGCCTGGTATAAAAGATCGAGGTTGCCATAGCTCCCTCCACCCAGGATGCCGCCCATCTGTAAACTGGCCGCAAGCAACACAGACGTTTTTTGAGTGATCATTTCCAGGTACTCCTCCATCGTTACATCCCCGCGCTGCTCAAAATCCATATCCAGCTGCTGTCCTTCGCAAACTGCAACCGCCGTATGATTAAACAGTTCCAATATCCGCTGTACCAGCACAACATCAACACGGGAAATATATTCATAAGCCCGGATCATCATTACGTCGCCGGCAAGGATGGCCGTACTTTCGCTATACTTGGTATGTACCGTTTGCTGCCCCCGGCGCAGCGGCGCTTTATCCATAATATCATCATGGATCAATGTAAAATTGTGAAATAATTCAATGGCTGTGGCTACATTCCAGGCATCGGGATGTATATCTCCGAATAACTCGTTTGCCATCAGGCAGAGCACCGGACGTAACCGTTTTCCTCCAAGTGATAAAAAATAGTTATTGGGCTCATAGAGGGTATGCGGCTCCTGCGGAAAATGTGTTTTTTCAAATGTTTCGGAAAATAAGGCGGATAATTCTTCGAATGTATGCATGGCTCAAAAATAATGGTTCTTGCTCAAAAAACAGCTTTTCAACGATCCCGGTTGCGGCTCCCTGCCTGCCTGCTAAAATGAACCGCGGCCGGGA
The sequence above is a segment of the Niabella agricola genome. Coding sequences within it:
- a CDS encoding amino acid permease; protein product: MGGSIFRKKKIENIIAEPEEQLHGLNKILTVKDLTFLGIAAVVGAGIFSTIGSAAYHGGPGVSLLFIITAVTCGFSALCYAEFASRVPVSGSAYTYSYVSFGEIVAWVIGWALILEYAIGNIVVAISWSGYFNNLLVHVFHIHLPDWLLVDPETAINAYQGAVKALAGNTAGLAPEELKNYRFAVDAYNNAPRIGSMPVFLNLPAFIITALITWLAYIGIKESKQSANFMVMFKIAVIIFIIVVGAFFVDTNNWTPFLPNRFEGVLKGVSAVFYAYIGFDAISTTAEECRNPQRDLPRSMIYSLLICTVLYIAVALVLTGIENYASFKNVSDPLAFVFEKRAPWVEKIVSVSAVVATTSVLLVFQIGQPRIWMSMSRDGLLPRVFQKIHPRYKTPSFSTLLTGAIVGFGALFLESSLMTDLTSIGTLFAFILVCGGLLILPPVGKEAGKFRIPYLNGRYIIPILLIIFIYLFRERTVQSFRNIGNEGYQEILFLLFLVMATVIAVKTVIRKYSFVPVMGVLSCLYLLTEIPAISWLWFFVWMAIGLTIYFLYGYRNSKLAKKAG
- a CDS encoding polyprenyl synthetase family protein, with translation MHTFEELSALFSETFEKTHFPQEPHTLYEPNNYFLSLGGKRLRPVLCLMANELFGDIHPDAWNVATAIELFHNFTLIHDDIMDKAPLRRGQQTVHTKYSESTAILAGDVMMIRAYEYISRVDVVLVQRILELFNHTAVAVCEGQQLDMDFEQRGDVTMEEYLEMITQKTSVLLAASLQMGGILGGGSYGNLDLLYQAGKKIGLAFQVQDDYLDAFGNPEKFGKQAGGDILANKKTFLLIKALAEAKGAQKQELDALLAGNDPDKVTRVLKIYRDCNIDGWAIELKHRFLNEALQHFDDMAVVSKRKMPLKELAQQLVKREN